TGGAAACCATAACGGCGAATGTCGTACTTCGACGCAACTTCATTGTTGATTGCGTACAGCGCTGCCGCTGGCGGCATGTGGTTGAAAAATGCCGTATCAAACACCGCCACGTGCGGCAGGTCCGGCAGAATCTCTCGTGCCACGCGAATGCCATCCAGGTTGGCTGGATTATGCAGCGGCGCTAACGGAATGAGGTCTTCGACCATGGCTTCAATTTGATCATCGATAAGCACTGGCTCCGAAAACAGCTTGCCACCATGCACCACGCGATGCCCCACCGCAACGAACTCCAGCTGGGTCGGGCCAACGCCCGCTTCATCGAGCAGCTCAAACGCGCGCTTCAGGCCCGCCGTATGGTTAGGAACTTCCAGTTCCTCGCGGGTTTTCTCACCCTTGACTGTGACGTTAATCGCGCCCGTTGGCTCCCCAATCTGTTCCACCAGGCCGGAAGCCAACGGCTCATCCGTGGCCGAGGACTGCGGATCTACAATCTGGAACTTGATCGACGAAGAACCCGAGTTAATGACAAGGCAATACATTATTGGCCTCCCACCTGGATCGCGGTGATAGCCACCGTGTTGATGATATCCGGCACCGTCGCACCGCGGGAGAGGTCATTGACCGGCTTGTTCAGCCCTTGCAAAATTGGTCCGACCGCCAGGGCATTGCCCGTGCGCTGTGCAGTCTTGTAGCCAATGTTGCCTGCCTCCAGGTCAGGGAAAATGAACACATTCGCGTGCCCCGCGACTTCGGAGCCCGGCATCTTCTTCGCAGCGACACCTGGGTCACAAGCGGCATCGAACTGCAGCGGACCGTCAACCTTGAGCTCCGGATCCAACGCCTTTGCCACTTCCACCGCCACAACCGCGCGCTCCACGTCCTGGCCAGCGCCGGAAGAACCGGTGGAATAAGACAACATCGCCACACGCGGATCGATACCAAACTGCTTCGCCGTGCGGGCTGAAACCACCGCAATCTCCCCCAGCTGCTCCGCAGTCGGGTTTGGATTCACGGCGCAGTCGCCAAAGGCCCACAAACGCCCGCGCATGACCATCAAGAAAATGGAGGACACAACTGACGCTTCCGGCACCGTCTTAATAATCTGAAACGACGGCTTAATCGTGTGCGCCGTTGTATGCGCCGCACCGGAGACCATGCCATCTGCCAACCCACGGTGCACCATCATGGTTGCGAAGTAGGAAATATCCTTCATCGTCTCTCGCGCTTGCTCCAAGGTCACGCCCTTGGACTTGCGCAGCTCCGCGAACTCCGCTGCGAACTCCTCTAGCAGCGGTGAGCGCGTGTGGTCCAGCAGCGTCGCATCATGCAGGTCCACGCCCAGCTGCGAAGCGCGCGACTCCAAATCCTCCGGGTCGCCCAGGATGGTCAACCGCACCACGCCCTTACCCAACAGCGCGCCGGCCGCCAACAAGATACGGTCATCCTCGCCTTCCGGCAGCACCACATGCGCGCCGATGCTCTTGGCCTGCGCCAGCAAATTGTGCTCAAAGACCGGCGCCGACATCACCGGCTGCACATTCAGGTTGATGGCGCGAAGCAACGCAGGGACATCGGCAAGCTGCTCTGGCGTAAAAACACCCGCCACCGTCGCGTGCACATCCTTAGCGTGCCGCTCCGCCAACATCGCCGCCCGGCTATGATCACGGGCAATAATCACCAGCGGCACACCCAACGCCGCGGCAACCACCGCGTCAAAATGCGAGTCCCCCGAGCCCTCAACCAACTTTGGGCCATCAGCCAGCGGCTGTGCAGCAACAATCTCTGCAACCTTCGGCGGCGCATCCGCCAAGCGCATCAGCGGAACCCCCGCCTCAGCGACCAACGCGGCCGTATCAATCTCTTCAAAACTCAAACCAAGCGCACTCAAAAGCGCCGAACGGGTTTCAGGCATAATTGGAAGTAGACCTTTCGTATCATGGCGTGAAGCAACGAGTTCAATCTTATCCGAGTAGCCCGAAGCGCACGTGAGAAACGAAAAGCTCACGGATTTTTATGCACCCCGCTCACACCGCCAATACACTGGCTAAACAGTGCCTGGCTGGCTCTAAAAGCCTAGGTGAGACGTGATAGTTACCACAGACGTAGCCTAATCTACAACGTAAACTTAAAATTTATTCGCAAATTCAAGGAGACGAACACCCCGATGAGCACCACCGCGGACATTCAAGCGTCCAATCAGCCAGCCCGAATCGCTGTCATTGGCTCCGGCCCAGCCGGCATTTACGCCTCTGACTTGCTGGTCAAGTCCAGCCTGGATGTTCAGATTGACCTGTTTGAGAAGATGCCGGCCCCCTTCGGCCTCATCCGCTACGGCGTAGCCCCTGACCACCCACGCATCAAGGGCATTGTGCAGTCGCTGCACAACGTAATGGAGAAGAACGAGATTCGCTTCCTCGGCAACATTGAGGTTGGTCGCGACATCACTGTCGATGAAATGCACGAATACTACGACGCGATCATTTTCGCGACCGGCGCTACCCAGGATAAGGCCATGGGTCTTCCTGGTGAGGAACTCAACGGCAGCTTCGGTTCCGCCGAATTCGTGGGCTTTTATGACGGCAACCCTAACTTCCGCCGCGACTGGGACCTCAGCGCCGAGTCCGTCGCTGTGATTGGCGTGGGCAACGTGTCTTTGGATGTCTCCCGCATCCTGGCGAAGACCGCGGATGAGCTGCTGGTCACCGAGATTCCGGACAATGTTTACCAGTCTTTGAAGACAAACAAGGCGAAGGAAGTTCACGTATTCGGCCGCCGCGGCCCAGCGCAGGCGAAGTACACGCCGAAGGAGCTCAAGGAGCTCGACGAGTCCCCAACCATCGAGGTTATCGTCGCACCAGAAGACATCGACTACGACGCTGCTTCCGAGGCTGCACGCCGCGAAACCAAGTCCGTTGACTTGGTCTGCCAGACGCTGGAAAGCTACGCCATGCGCGAGCCAGGCGATGCTCCGCACAAGATTTACATCCACTTCTTCGAATCTCCAACCGAGATTGTGGGCGAGGACGGCAACGTTGTAGCAATCCGCACCGAGCGCGCTCAGCTCGACGGCAACGGCAACGTCACCGGCACCGGCGAGTTCACCGATTGGCCAGTACAGGCCGTCTACCGTGCGATTGGCTACCACCCACAGCATGTCAACGGCGTACCTTTCGATGAAAAGAAGTCGGTCATCCCGAACGACGGCGGCCACGTCATCGACTCCTCCACCGGCGAATCCATTCCTGGCCTGTACGCCACCGGCTGGATCAAGCGTGGTCCAATCGGCCTGATTGGTAACACCAAGTCGGATGCGAAGGACACCACCACCATGCTGGTGGAGGACTACACCTCCGGCAAGCTCACCGCTGCTGATAAGCGCGACCCAGAGGACATCATTAACCTGCTGGAGATCCGCGGCGTTCCGGTCACCACCTGGGAAGGCTGGGGCCGACTGGATGCTGCTGAGCGCGCGGCTGGTGAAGAGTTTGAGCGCGAGCGCGTGAAGATTGTGGAGTGGGACGACATGGTTCGTCACGCTGGACCACAGGCTTAAACCTCAGCTCGGTTAGGCGCGGGAGACTTTGCGGTCTTCCGCGCTTTTTGCGTTTTCCTGCGTTTTTACCCCGGCCTGTGGATAACTAGGCCAGTTAGGTGACGCGTCAACGCAGTTATCCACAGGCTGGCGAATTGGGACTAGACGTAGTTTGCGCGTGCGGTTTAGGGTCGAAGACATGGACATCTTCCAAGTACTTTCGCAGTTTGCCGCCAACGGCGTGGCAGTCATGCGCCTGTGTCATGAGCGCAGCGCGTATGACATTGCGGGCTTGGGATTTTCGCTCTCGGAAGTGAAATCGTGGAAGCGTACCGGCAAGGCATTTTTGGCCCCGGCGGATTCGCCGCGGTTGCAGCGCGAGACAATCCCCGCGGCCGAGCGGGCGGGATTGAGCATTGCTCGCTTAACGATGATAAACCGCCACACCACCCGTCTCACCGCCCGCGGGCAAGCGTGGAAGTTGCGCGCGGAGCTCGTCGCGATGACCGGTTCGCATGAGGAAGTCAACGCCTATGCAACCGCGCGCGTGGCCGAGCTTTTGGGGCCAACGCCCAAGAAGCCCGGCATGCGCTTTAGCCGGCCCAAGGACGGCATGTGCACAGTTACCGTCACGGACACACAGCGGCGCATCACGGACTTTGAGAAGACGCTCGACGCCGTTAGCGAGGTCCGCGCTTCCAACGCGGCCCCAGGGAGCCAAACCGTAGCCAAGAAGCGCTCGCGGGAGCTTTTAGACTCCTTGTGGGAGCATCTGGATTCAGGTGCCGGGCTTATGACGCCGGCGTATCGCACGGTGATTGCAATCGGGCTGGAAGACTGCGTGAAAGTTCTGCGTGGCGAAGGCAACGATGTCATCATCGCTCTTTCCGATGGCACCACCATGACCGGCGCCGAGATGCTCTCCGCGCTTATGGCCGGGCAGCTCGGCAGCGAAATCTTCGCCGGCTTGTTCCACCCGGTCCATGGCCCGGTGAATCTGTATTCGGCGCGCTTCGCTTCGGCGAAACAGCGCATCTTGGCCACCGCCGAAAACCTCGTGTGCCCGTGGCCCGATTGCAACGTGCCGGCCGATAGGTGCCAAGTCCACCACATCCACCCGCATAACCTGGGCGGGCACACCAAACCCACCAATCTGACCATGCTGTGCAAGTATCACAACGGCGTCAACGACGATAACCCCAAAGCCCCACCGCGCAACGGCCGCGTCCACCGCGAAGGCGGCAGGGTGCGCTATCGCAGCCCCGGTGGCCGGGAGCTAGAAAACACGCACCTCAACAGCTCACTCGGAGCGTTTGGCCTCATCTGATGCTGGCTTGGTTCCAGATTCAGTCCCAGCCGATGGCTCCGAGCCTGGCTCAGGCGTGGCTTCTGCCTGCTCATTAGCCTGCGCGTCTGCCTTCGCTTCAGCCTGCGCACCTGCCTGCCCGTCTGGCTGTGGCTCTGCTTCAGACCCGTCCTCAGACTCTGCCGGATCCGCGGCGGCGGGGACGGGCGCGGAACCGACGACGATTTTGGAGGCGGCGATGGCGGCGCGGTCGCGGGCTTCGGAGACATTGTCAGCCGTGGCCATGACCAAGCCCATGCGGCGACCCGGATATGCCGAAGGCTTGCCAAACAACCGAATATCCGTCTCGGCAACCTGCAGCGCGTCTTCCACGCCGGTGTAGGTGACTTCGGTGATTTCATCATTCGCGTGAATCAACGAGCTCGCGCCCGGCGAGGTCAGCGTGATGTCAATCGGCAGACCCAAAATCGAGCGCGCATGCAGCTCATACTGGGAGAAACGCTGCGTGGCTTCAGTCAGCATCGCCTTGTCCGACGGGCGCGGCGTGACAGAAGAGAAGTAAATATCATCACCGGCGACAAACAGCCCAACGGCGAAAATTCCACGGCCGCCCAGCTCATTCGAGATACGCGCCGCAACCGAACGCGCATTCTCAAACGCGCGCTGGCTCATACGCTTGGGCTGCCAGCACTCCACCAGATTGCCGCGGTCATGCTCATAACCAATCGGCTCTGAGAACCACGTGGCCAGCTTGCCGGTCTCCGGGTCAATGGAGCGCACCGCCATGATGATGACCTCATAGTCAAAATCAACGAACTGCTCCGCCACAACCCACGAATTCTTCGTGCCGCGGCGCACGTTATTCCACGCGTCCTTCAGCTGGTCTTTGTCCTTGACCAGCACGTGGCCGCGGCCCGAGGTCATCACATCAGGCTTCACGATGCAAGGAACACCCAACTCATCCACCGCCGCCTTTAAATCGGCGAAGTTCTCAACCACCTTGTAGGCAGTCGTCGGCAAGCCAATGCGCTCAGCGACCTCCCGCAACTTCTTGCGGTCGCGCGTAAGCTCACACGCCCGGGCGGTGGGAACAACGGTGACCGCGGAGTCATCGTGAAGCACCCGCAATGCCTCTGCCGCAACGCTTTCTACCTCCGGAACCACGAACTGCGGCTTGACGTGCTCAACCAAGTCAAGCACCGCCTGCTCATTATCGATATCCGCGGTGTAGCTAAAATGCGCCACCTGCTGCGCCGGCGATCCCTCGTAGCGGTCAACCACATGAACCTCCAGGCCCAAGTTCTGAAACGCCCCCACCAGGCCCTTAGCCAGCTCACCGCCGCCGAGCATCAGCACGCGGACAGCGTTGGACGTTAATGGGCTACCGATATAGGAATCCAAGGCTGCTCCTTACTTCTCATCCAACACGTCGTGGCGCACAATCGTCTGGTCACGCCCCGGGCCGACACCAATGTAGGACATGCGCGTGCCGGACAGCTCCTCCAAGCGCAGGACGTAATCCTGGGCCTTTTGTGGAAGCTCCTCGAAGGTGGTGCAGCCGGTGATATCTTCCTCCCAGGCTGGCATGGTTTCGTAGATTGGCTGCGCGTGGTGGAACTGCGACTGGGTCAGTGGCATTTCGTCGAAGCGCTTGCCGTCCACGTCGTAGGCCACACAGATTGGGATTTCGCCGATGCCGGTGAGCACGTCGAGTTTGGTCAGGAAGTAGTCAGTGAAGCCGTTGACGCGGGTGGCGTAGCGGGCAATCACGGAGTCATACCAGCCGCAGCGGCGGGTGCGGCCGGTGTTGACGCCGACCTCACCGCCGGTGACCTGGAGGTACTCGCCCCACTTGTCAAAGAGTTCGGTGGGGAACGGGCCGGCGCCCACGCGGGTGGTGTACGCCTTGATGATGCCTAAGGAGCTGGTGATTCGGGTTGGTCCGATGCCAGAGCCTACCGATGCACCGCCCGCCGTCGGGTTCGACGACGTCACGAATGGGTAGGTGCCGTGGTCAACGTCAAGCATGGTGGCCTGGCCGCCTTCCATGAGCACGTGCTTGCCGGCATCGAGTGCTGCGTTGAGCTCGAATTCGGAGTCAATGACCATTGGCTCGAGGCGGTCGCGGTATGCCAGGAAGTACTCGACGATGGTCTCAGGGTCGATTGCCTTGCGGTTGTACATCTTGACCAGCATTTGGTTCTTGATGTCCAGCGCGGATTCAATCTTCTGGCGCAGGATGGACTCGTCGAAGATGTCCTGGACGCGGATGCCTACGCGTGCGACCTTGTCGGCATAGGCCGGGCCGATGCCGCGTCCGGTGGTGCCGATGGCGCGCTTGCCCAAGAAGCGTTCCTGCACGCGGTCCAGGGTCTGGTGATAAGGCGCAACGAGGTGAGCGTTGGCGGAGATGCGCAGGCGGGAGGCATCGGCGCCGCGGGCTTCGAGGCCTTCGATTTCCTCGAAGAGTGCCTCGAGGTTGATAACTACGCCGTTGCCAAGCACGGGCACGGCGTTTTCGGAGAGGATGCCGGCGGGCAGGAGCTTGAGCTCGTACTTTTCGCCGCCGACTACCACGGTGTGGCCAGCATTGTTACCACCGTTGGGCTTGACCACGTAGTCCACGCGGCCGCCCAGGATGTCAGTTGCTTTGCCTTTGCCTTCGTCGCCCCATTGGGCACCGACGATAACGATTGCTGCCATGGTTATTCACTTCCTACATTTGAGGCTAAATACGCGTTAACTCTACCTTTATCGACGGGTGATAGTGTATTTAGCCATGCACGTCCATATTTTGCGGTGTGGTGAGGTAGAGATTCCTGATGTGGAGTTTTCGCAGGTGTCGGCTATTCCGACGCGCCAGGAGCTGAAGTCTATCGATGCCGCCGCGGCCGCTATTTTGCCCGAGGACCCCACGCCCTCATTGGATGAGATTGCCCGGCAGCCTGATGTCTCGCACTTGGGTGCGCCGCAGTTCGCGCCACAGCCTATCGATGATCCCTTGCGCATCATTGTTGTTGGCAACGACGCCGCGCTATCGGCGGTGCTTACGCGCATGATGCGCGCGGATTATATGTGGGCTGAGGTGGGTTATGTCCCTGCCTCTTCTGGTGGTGCGGCGTTGGCAAGCACTGCCGCGCAGAATTGGAATATCCCAACCGACGTGGATGCAGCGATGCAGCTCGCGCTGGAAGGTGCGGTGCGCCCGGTGCCGTTGATTCGCAATGACACCGGCCTTGCCGTGGCCGGTTCCGCGACGGTTAGCGCGTGGGATAACGGGCCGATGATGGGTGAAATCATCGTGGATGACACCACCATCGCGCGCGGTGAATCAGATCAGAATTCGCCCTTTGGCGCACGTTTGGTGCCGATGGTGGATGCGCCCGGTATCCTCGCCGCGACCGCTATTTCGCCGGTCGCTAACCCCCGCGCGCTGGGCCTGGATGTCACCGAGGACACCGCCGAGACCGGCCTTCTTGCGCGTTTTAAGCGCAAATTCGCCAAGACCCCGGAGCTAGGCCAGTTGGATCCATCCTCAGCACGCACGGGCCGTGCCCTGCAGGCTGGTGGCCCCGAGCTGCGCGTGATTGTCGATGGTGTTTCAGGCAAGCGTCCCGTTCAGCGCTCGACCTTCTACCGGCACTTGCGCGACCTGCAAATCATCCGCCCTGAATAGCGGCGCCTTTTATACTTCGGGCGGGAAGGCTGGGTGTTTGGAGGTCGGCTTGAGCTGCGCGACTGCGGATTCGCGCGACATGCCGCAGACGATCATCAGGTCAACTGCCACCGAGCGCGTCTGCGCGAGGATGGCATAGGCCGAGAGTACTGAATGCTTATCCAGCACTTCGGTGCCGGATTCGGCGGCGACGTCGCGGAGGCGGTTAATGAGTGCAGGGATTTCCTGGGCCTCGATGACCTTGGTTTTCTTCTCATAGACGGTGGACAGGCCAAGCGCGATGTCGCCGAGTTCTTCGAGCAGCTCGATTTGTTTCTCGCTGACTTTATCCCCGTCCTCGCACAGCACGTCGGCCCGGCGCGCCAGCACCTGGACCAGGCGCACGCAGTTGCCCACGGGCTCCAGCAGCCGCTCAAAGGAGCGCAGTTGCCGGCGCGAGCTCCACATCAGAGGAGAGACGTTGGTGACTTCCTTGCCGGACTTGGCGGCCGCCAGCATGGAGTTAATTTCGGTTTGGGAGCCTTCGACGGCTTCCATCGCTTGGTCAATAACCGCGTGGTCTTTGTTGCGCAGCCCTTCAACGACATCGTCGAGGACCGAGGAAATAATAGCCAGGACCTTGGAAATCTCATTGCGCCCGTTGGTCAGCGGCGAGCTAGGTAGCAGCGCGATGGTCACGATACCGATGATGCAACCAATGAGCGCGTCGATCGCGCGGTCGAAACCAGCATTGGAGACATCGGGCGGTAATATCGTGGCAATCAAAATCGAGCCGATGACAATCTGGTTGCTCACCAGCACAGATTTTGTCAGCAGCGAACCAAGTATCAGCGCGACCAGCACAATCAGCGTGATCTGCAGCGCGCCGGTGTATCCGGTGGAGTGGAACAGCAAGTCACCCACCGCAACGCCCATGATGCCGCCGAACGCCATCTCAAAAGCGCGGCTCAAGCGGTCGCCGCCGGAGAGTCCGAGAATAATGACCACGGAGATGGGGGCGAAGAACGGCTGTGGGTGGCCCACCAATTCGTGGGCCACCCAATAGGCCAGGCCAGCACCGATGGTGGCCTGGATGATGTACGGAAAGCGGGTGCGCACACGGTTGATGCGTGAGCGAAGCGAATGCTCAACAACCTGCAATCTCTCGCGGGTGTTGATCTTGCCGCCGTGCGTGCCTTTTCCCTTTCCTGCCATGTTCAACGAGCTTAGTCGAACAACTAGCGAAGGTTCTTACTTAGAACTTACTTAGAAACAGACTTGCCAACGGACTTCAGGTCTTGGCAGGACTCGATGATGCGCTCGGACATGGACTGCTCTGCCTTCTTCATGTAGGAGCGTGGGTCGTAGACCTTCTTGTTGCCTACTTCGCCGTCAATCTTGAACACGCCGTCATAATTGCCGAACATGTGGCGCGCGATTGGGTTGGTGAACGCGTACTGGGTATCGGTGTCCACGTTCATCTTGATGACGCCGTAGCGCAGTGCTTCCTCGATCTTTTCCTTCTCGGAGCCGGAGCCGCCGTGGAAGACGAAGTCGAATGGGTTGGAACCAGCGGACAGGCCGAGCTTTTCCTCAGCGACCTTCTGGCCCATGTCCAGAATCTCTGGGCGCAGCTTCACGTTGCCTGGCTTGTATACGCCGTGCACGTTGCCGAAGGTTGCGGCCAGCAGGTAGCGGCCGTTTTCGCCGGTGCCGAGCGCATCAATGGTCTTCGCGAAGTCATCTTCGGTGGTGTACAGGTTCGCGCCGGCCTTCGCCTCAACGCCGTCCTCTTCGCCGCCGACGACGCCGATTTCAACCTCAAGCACGATGTTCGCTGCCTTCGCCTTGGCGAGCAGCTCTTGTGCGATCTCCAAGTTTTCATCGATAGGAACTGCGGAACCGTCCCACATGTGGGACTGGAACAGTGGCAACTCGCCGCGGTCAACGCGCTCCTGGGAGATAGCGATCAGCGGGCGCACGTACTCATCGAGTACTTCCTTCTGGCAGTGGTCAGTGTGCAGCGCGACGTTGATGCCGTAGTGCTTCGCTGCCTCGTGGGCGAAAGCCGCCAGTGCCTGCGCACCAGCAACCTTGTTCTTCACACCCAGACCGGAGCCGAACTCGGCACCACCGGTGGAGAACTGAATGATGCCGTCGGACTCTGCCTCCGCGAATCCCTTCAACGCTGCGTTGATGGTCTCCGAAGAGGTGCAGTTGATTGCCGGGAACGCAAAGCCGTCCTTCTTGGCGGTGTCAAGCATTGCGTTATAAATTTCAGGAGTTGCAATTGGCATGAAATCTTCCTTCTTACGCGTGGAACGAAATGTCACCAACTAGTATGCCTGTGTGAATCACTTTGCGCCGCCTGATCGGCTGTGAGATTAGCTTTGTTCCAAAGATCCGGCCACGCGCGCGGCCGCTTCCAGTAGCATCCAGCCCGACAACTGCACCGAAAGATCACGTTCGGCGATACGGATAACGCCGACCTTCTCGCCCAGTGACGTCGCACCCATGCCGTAGTTGTGGGGCAGGCGCGCGTCAGCGGTCCAGTCGGTGCCGAAGATCGGCAAACCGTCTACTTCCAGGCGGTGCTCCCACACCGAGTTCGCCGAGGCTATCACCAGCCTGCCCGCCAATTTGCGGGTCGCGCGATTCGCTGGAGAATCCGCCGGCAAACGCACCGCCACGTCCGCCAGATAACGCACCAGGATGCCTTTAAACAGCCCGCCGTCGCCGTCGCCGGTGTCCCAATCAATCACGCCGGCAGGGGTTGCCATGTCCGATGCCACCGCCTGCACCAGGCCGCGGATGCGGGTGAGATAGCGCATTGTTTCATCGGCAAGCTCTGCGTCGCGAACTGAATCTATTTGCTCCAACGAGCCCACTCCGGCCTCTTCACGCAACGCCAACGCAATCTCCAAACACGCGCCCAGCACAACGCCTTGGCAATACGGGTGGATGTTACGCACCAGCTCCGGGCCGTCCATGCGCATGCGCATGCCGTCCATGATGAAACCGTCATCATCGACCAAATTGTCATAAATCCAGTCCACGATGTGCCGGGCCTCATCAATGCGGCCCATGCGCGCCAGCATGATTGCCGCAGGCCCATTGGTTGGCACGTTCAGGAAGGTCTCACCTTCGCGCCAGGGCAGCACGCCGAATGTCTTATCTCGGCCGTCCAGGATGTTGTTTTGCAGCGCCGGCAGCGCCTTCGGGCGCGACATCTTCGGCAGCTTCGCCACACGCCCCATCGCCAACGCGAGCCATAGTTTGTCATCGTAGTAACGGTTTTTGGTCAGCGCGGCGAGGTTGCGCCGCCGCATGCCGCGCAGGGTATCAGCAATGCGCTTGCGCCGTGTTTTGGTGTTGTTGCGCTGCGCCGCGTCCACTTGGCAATCCACGTAATGTGCCTGCCACCAGTAGTGCCAGTGCACAAACAGGCGCTCTTTGGACACGGGGGGCCAGCTCACGACGGCCAGGTTTGTGCGCGGCAAGGACCAGACGGCCGATGCATGGCGTTCGTAAATTGCGGCTTCAGCGAGGTCAGCGCGATGCGACCATTTTTCTTCCACGGCGGTATTATCACTCCTCGTGTTGTAATCGTTACAAAAGTTATATCACCATGCGCGCGATAAATCTGCGTGCTGGCGAATCCAGGCGTGCATGGCTATCCCCGCAGCTACACCCGCGTTAATGGAGCGAGTGGAACCAAATTGTGCGATGGAGCAGGTCATCTTGGCACTCGCCTGCGCTTCTTCGGTAACACCGGGGCCTTCTTGGCCGAAAAGCAGCAGGCAGCGCTCGGGTAGTTCGGCGGTTTCCAGCGGAACACTTCCGGGGGTGTTATCAATGGCCACCACAGCTAAGTCGTTCTCGCGTGCCCACTCCATCAGCTCACCGACGGAGTCGTGGTGCATCAAATGCTGGTAGCGGTCGGTGACCATTGCGCCGCGGCGATTCCAGCGCCGACGCCCCACAATGTGTACGGTATCCACGGCAAATGCGTTAGCGGTGCGTACCACGGTGCCGATGTTGGCATCGTGCTCAAAGTTCTCAATGGCGATGTGCAGCGTGTGCCTGCGGCTATCAATGTCAGCCACAATCGCTTCGCGCGTCCAATAGCGGTAGGCGTCAACAACGTTGCGGCGGTCGCCATCGGCAAGCAACTCGGCGTCATAGCGCTCATCGGTGGGCAGCTCGCCTTCCCACGGCCCGACACCGTGGCGGCCTTCATTCCATTCGGTAGGCCCTGTCATTTACAGGCCCAGGTCCGCGAGGTCGAGCAGGTAGCGGTATTCCAGGCCCTCTGCTGCAATAACATTAGCGGCACCGGTGGCGCGATCGACGACGGTGGCCACGCCAACCACCTCAGCGCCGGCTTCGCGCAGGGCAGCCACGGCGGTCAGCGGGGAGTTGCCGGTTGTGGTGGTATCTTCCACAACCAGCACCTTTTGACCCACAACATTCGCGCCTTCAATGCGGCGCTGCATGCCGTGCTTCTTTGCTTCCTTGCGCACGACAAACGCGTCGATGTCGCGGCCATCAGCGTGCATGATCGAGGTCGCCACCGGGTCAGCGCCCAGGGTCAGGCCGCCAACGGCAACGTAGTCCCAGTCGGAGGTCAGTTCACGCAATAGCTTGCCGATGATCCGTGACGCCTCATGCTGCAACGTCGCCCTGCGCAAATCCACGTAGTAATCAGCTTCCTTGCCGGAAGACAAGGTGACTTTGCCGTGCACGACGGCTAATTCCTTGACCAGTTCTGCCAGGCGGTTCTTTAGCTGTGGGTCCAAGCTCATGGGAAGTAGGGCCTTTCTGTTTTGCGGGTATGCAGGTTAATTATTCGGAATAGTCTTCAAAGATTGAAGCATCTGTGCCTTGTTGGCGGGTAATGCGCACATCGTTGGCGTTTTTCTGCGGGCTATCTGGGGTGTTGTCACCGATGGCGTCGACATCATCCGCGCCGATGTCATGCGCGGTGGTGTCTTCTTCATTGAAGTCGCCGCGGGAGTCATCAATGGCGCGTGTCGGCAACACGATGGGTTCTTCGGGCCGCTGCACGGGCGGGTGTTCGAAGTGGTCAGTGACCGTGCGAATCGCCGGCAGGCCAGATAGCTCGACCGGCCCGGTGGGTGGTGCGGGCCGGGTGGGGTCGCCGTCTTCCATCCGCAGCGCATTGCTGGCTGAAGGTCGTGGTGGGAGGGTTCGTGCGGCATCGGCAAGCAAGGCAAGCGGGGCGAGCATGTCATCCCATACCTGCGAGAAGGCGTTTTTGGTGGTCTGGGCGAGCACCCATTCAGATTCCATCCAGATGCCGGTGACGTCCTTGGGCATGCGCTCGAGTGCGACGTTCACGCGGATATCGCGCATGCGCTGCGCCACGGCAGTATCGGTGGCAAGGGCTGTGAACTCTTCGGT
This region of Corynebacterium casei LMG S-19264 genomic DNA includes:
- a CDS encoding diacylglycerol kinase catalytic domain-containing protein; protein product: MHVHILRCGEVEIPDVEFSQVSAIPTRQELKSIDAAAAAILPEDPTPSLDEIARQPDVSHLGAPQFAPQPIDDPLRIIVVGNDAALSAVLTRMMRADYMWAEVGYVPASSGGAALASTAAQNWNIPTDVDAAMQLALEGAVRPVPLIRNDTGLAVAGSATVSAWDNGPMMGEIIVDDTTIARGESDQNSPFGARLVPMVDAPGILAATAISPVANPRALGLDVTEDTAETGLLARFKRKFAKTPELGQLDPSSARTGRALQAGGPELRVIVDGVSGKRPVQRSTFYRHLRDLQIIRPE
- a CDS encoding FUSC family protein, with translation MAGKGKGTHGGKINTRERLQVVEHSLRSRINRVRTRFPYIIQATIGAGLAYWVAHELVGHPQPFFAPISVVIILGLSGGDRLSRAFEMAFGGIMGVAVGDLLFHSTGYTGALQITLIVLVALILGSLLTKSVLVSNQIVIGSILIATILPPDVSNAGFDRAIDALIGCIIGIVTIALLPSSPLTNGRNEISKVLAIISSVLDDVVEGLRNKDHAVIDQAMEAVEGSQTEINSMLAAAKSGKEVTNVSPLMWSSRRQLRSFERLLEPVGNCVRLVQVLARRADVLCEDGDKVSEKQIELLEELGDIALGLSTVYEKKTKVIEAQEIPALINRLRDVAAESGTEVLDKHSVLSAYAILAQTRSVAVDLMIVCGMSRESAVAQLKPTSKHPAFPPEV
- the fbaA gene encoding class II fructose-bisphosphate aldolase; protein product: MPIATPEIYNAMLDTAKKDGFAFPAINCTSSETINAALKGFAEAESDGIIQFSTGGAEFGSGLGVKNKVAGAQALAAFAHEAAKHYGINVALHTDHCQKEVLDEYVRPLIAISQERVDRGELPLFQSHMWDGSAVPIDENLEIAQELLAKAKAANIVLEVEIGVVGGEEDGVEAKAGANLYTTEDDFAKTIDALGTGENGRYLLAATFGNVHGVYKPGNVKLRPEILDMGQKVAEEKLGLSAGSNPFDFVFHGGSGSEKEKIEEALRYGVIKMNVDTDTQYAFTNPIARHMFGNYDGVFKIDGEVGNKKVYDPRSYMKKAEQSMSERIIESCQDLKSVGKSVSK
- a CDS encoding glycoside hydrolase family 76 protein yields the protein MEEKWSHRADLAEAAIYERHASAVWSLPRTNLAVVSWPPVSKERLFVHWHYWWQAHYVDCQVDAAQRNNTKTRRKRIADTLRGMRRRNLAALTKNRYYDDKLWLALAMGRVAKLPKMSRPKALPALQNNILDGRDKTFGVLPWREGETFLNVPTNGPAAIMLARMGRIDEARHIVDWIYDNLVDDDGFIMDGMRMRMDGPELVRNIHPYCQGVVLGACLEIALALREEAGVGSLEQIDSVRDAELADETMRYLTRIRGLVQAVASDMATPAGVIDWDTGDGDGGLFKGILVRYLADVAVRLPADSPANRATRKLAGRLVIASANSVWEHRLEVDGLPIFGTDWTADARLPHNYGMGATSLGEKVGVIRIAERDLSVQLSGWMLLEAAARVAGSLEQS
- a CDS encoding TrmH family RNA methyltransferase; amino-acid sequence: MTGPTEWNEGRHGVGPWEGELPTDERYDAELLADGDRRNVVDAYRYWTREAIVADIDSRRHTLHIAIENFEHDANIGTVVRTANAFAVDTVHIVGRRRWNRRGAMVTDRYQHLMHHDSVGELMEWARENDLAVVAIDNTPGSVPLETAELPERCLLLFGQEGPGVTEEAQASAKMTCSIAQFGSTRSINAGVAAGIAMHAWIRQHADLSRAW
- the pyrE gene encoding orotate phosphoribosyltransferase — its product is MSLDPQLKNRLAELVKELAVVHGKVTLSSGKEADYYVDLRRATLQHEASRIIGKLLRELTSDWDYVAVGGLTLGADPVATSIMHADGRDIDAFVVRKEAKKHGMQRRIEGANVVGQKVLVVEDTTTTGNSPLTAVAALREAGAEVVGVATVVDRATGAANVIAAEGLEYRYLLDLADLGL